A window of the Lates calcarifer isolate ASB-BC8 linkage group LG18, TLL_Latcal_v3, whole genome shotgun sequence genome harbors these coding sequences:
- the LOC108888342 gene encoding U2 small nuclear ribonucleoprotein auxiliary factor 35 kDa subunit-related protein 1-like, with translation MTHVKRFQGIPMSKSMRGLCKEEDYVFLGMTEKKTKETAEGAGALEDDWRDRKEERVRRRQERDQQEKERLREIEERKKEKEQQWRTHVAELTSSQEKTLPDRLARLKRFREFQRKVLVEESGMEGGAADHIISRLLTRM, from the exons ATGACTCATGTGAAGAGGTTTCAAGGGATACCCATGTCAAAG TCAATGAGAGGTTTGTGTAAAGAGGAGGACTACGTGTTTCTGGgaatgacagaaaagaagacGAAAGAGACTGCAGAAGGAGCTGGAGCTTTGGAGGACgactggagagacagaaaggaggagagg GTCCGTCGGCGACAGGAGAGGGATcagcaggaaaaagagagactcagagaaatagaggagaggaaaaag GAGAAAGAGCAGCAGTGGCGGACTCATGTAGCAGAGCTGACCTCCAGCCAGGAGAAGACTCTGCCAGACAGACTGGCAAGACTCAAGAGATTCAGG gagtTTCAGAGGAAGGTGCTGGTAGAGGAGTCGGGGATGGAGGGCGGGGCAGCTGACCACATCATCAGCCGACTTCTTACCAGGATGTAG